The Musa acuminata AAA Group cultivar baxijiao chromosome BXJ2-2, Cavendish_Baxijiao_AAA, whole genome shotgun sequence genome has a segment encoding these proteins:
- the LOC135605196 gene encoding F-box only protein 6-like, translating to MDGAAVLRQLVGQIQELCELYGSPSLDYPHLNPRWYMVELNNNSLEYDFCGLIMEDNSDQKMVEVNKSLPCKRSRREKNPAKALALISTDFMDQQIWKDFPEDLFEAVIARLPIDSFFRFRTVCRKWNSLLTSHSFSQHFAEVPRLHPWFYTVTPENISSAAMYDPSSRKWHHFSIPFLPAKTIILPVASAGGLICFLDLGHKNFYVCNPLTNSFKELPPRSFRVWSRVAVGMILNGTSANNGYKIVWLGCNGDHEIYDSLQNSWTRNGAFPSSIKLPLSLNFRSQTVSIGNSLYFMHAEPDGILSYDVANGAWKQFIIPSPSHLTDYTLAEYGGQVMLVGLVTKNAVTCVYIWELQKMTLLWKEVDRMPNIWCLELYGKHVRMTCLGNRGLLMLSLRSRRMNRLVTYNMSNKEWQRVPECLLPHGRKRQSIACGTAFDPCPTAFA from the exons ATGGATGGGGCGGCGGTGCTGAGGCAGCTCGTCGGCCAGATCCAAGAGCTCTGCGAGCTCTACGGCTCTCCCTCCCTCGACTATCCTCACCTCAACCCCAG GTGGTATATGGTAGAGTTGAACAATAACTCATTGGAATACGACTTCTGTGGTCTTATAATGGAGGATAATTCTGACCAAAAGATGGTTGAAGTTAACAAATCTCTGCCTTGCAAGAGATCTAGAAGAGAGAAGAACCCTGCAAAAGCACTTGCATTAATTTCAACTGACTTCATGGATCAGCAAATCTGGAAAGACTTTCCAGAGGATCTTTTTGAAGCTGTAATTGCTAGACTCCCTATAGATTCCTTCTTCCGTTTCCGGACTGTATGCAGAAAGTGGAACTCCTTGTTGACCTCACACAGCTTCTCCCAACACTTTGCGGAAGTTCCACGTTTGCACCCTTGGTTCTATACGGTGACTCCTGAAAACATAAGCAGTGCAGCAATGTATGACCCTTCTTCGAGAAAATGGCATCATTTCTCCATCCCATTTCTGCCTGCAAAGACGATAATTCTTCCAGTAGCCTCAGCTGGTGGTCTCATTTGTTTCTTGGATTTAGGACACAAAAACTTCTACGTTTGCAATCCTCTAACAAACTCATTCAAAGAACTTCCACCAAGGTCCTTCCGGGTCTGGTCACGAGTAGCTGTTGGGATGATACTAAATGGGACGAGTGCCAACAATGGGTACAAAATAGTGTGGCTTGGATGCAATGGAGATCATGAGATCTATGACTCACTTCAGAACAGCTGGACACGTAACGGAGCTTTTCCTTCGAGCATCAAGCTTCCCCTTTCTTTAAATTTTAGGTCACAAACTGTGTCCATTGGCAATAGTCTGTACTTTATGCATGCTGAACCAGATGGTATTTTGTCGTATGATGTGGCAAATGGTGCCTGGAAGCAATTCATTATCCCATCACCGTCGCATCTTACAGACTATACACTTGCAGAGTATGGGGGTCAGGTTATGCTTGTAGGGTTGGTGACCAAGAATGCTGTCACATGCGTCTACATATGGGAGTTGCAAAAGATGACTCTCTTGTGGAAGGAGGTGGACAGAATGCCAAATATCTGGTGCTTAGAGCTGTATGGTAAGCACGTAAGGATGACATGCTTGGGCAATCGGGGGTTGCTTATGCTGTCTTTGAGGTCAAGGCGGATGAACCGTCTTGTTACGTATAATATGTCCAACAAGGAATGGCAGAGAGTACCAGAGTGTTTGCTCCCTCATGGCCGGAAGAGGCAGTCGATTGCATGTGGCACTGCATTTGATCCATGTCCCACTGCTTTTGCATGA